The Gloeomargarita sp. SKYB120 sequence GTGGGCATCCCCGATGAGGGCAACCGTAGCGGCTGGGCCGATAGGGATACGATTGGGCAACCGTTTTTGCAACGGGAAATGCTGGGTGCCCTCCCAGGCGATATACCCCACCCCGCCGCCCAAGAAAATCCGGGTGCCAATGCCCACACACCGCAAATCCGGGTCGTTCAACAGGGGCGAGAGTGCGCCTCCACAGGCATAGACCGCGTTGCCCAACTGGGGCAGTAACGGCCCGAGATAGGTGTAGAGCGTCCGGTCACCGCCGTTGACCCCCACGATGAAGTTCTGGTACAGATTGCGGGGGTTGTAGAGGTAGAACTGGTTGATGGTGTCCTTGCGGATGCGGGTCTCCAAGCTGGCGCGGGGGTAGCAGTCAGTAGCATAACCAGTGGCCTTGAGGGTGACCGCCTGCCCTGCAATCAAATCGGCAATCACGTGGCCGCCACCCCGCTCGCTTCCCTCCAGTTCACTGGGTTGCGATGCCCCGATGACCACATCCACTGCCCCAAACCCCGTGTAGGCCGGCACGCCATCTAGCCAACAGCGCTGGAGTTTGATGGGGGGGTCAGTTTGCCCCAGGTTCAAAATGGCGCCTGAGGCCTCCATTGGCTCGAAGGTTCCCGTCGTAATGACATCTACTGTACGGGCGCAGCGAGCAATCCCCCATTCCTTAACCCTGGCTTTGAGTTCCGCCGCTGTCCAAACAACGGCTGCGCGCGCTTGGATTTTGGCGTTAATCTCGGCCAGGGTGCGTTGAACCATTACTCCGTTGCCGGCGCCAGTTCATCCTCCTCAGTGCTACCCCGTTGCCGTCCGCGCGTCAAGGCATTGTACAGCATAATGCCAATGGCTTTGATGAGATTGCCTTCCAACTCACGGAACATTTGCATATTCAGCCCAAAGGCATGATTGGCTTCTTGGACAATCGCCTCTACCGTTGCCGCGTCCACCGGCAGGCTGTCGAGCGTGCGGCGATAGTGGGCTTTGAAGGCTTTTTCGTCGGGAATTTGCTCAAACCGGTAAAAGGCCACCCCCTCCTCCCCCAAGTTCATGGCATTTTGGGCGATTTTCTTTAAGAGTTGGCCGCCGGACAGGTCTCCGAGGTAGCGCGTGTAGGCATGGGCCACTAGCAACTCTGGTTGCGTCTCAGCCACCGTCTCGATGCGCTGCACATAGGTCTGACCAGCAGGGGAGAGTTGGATTTCCTCGCGCCACTGGGGGCCGTAGTAAAACGCCAGGTCTTTCTCCAGCGCTGGTTGTCGCACCAATTCGGGGAAATAGATGGGACCAACTACCGGATGTTGCCGGTGCCGGGCCATGGCCGCCTCCAACGCGCCGTAAACAAAATAAAAATTGGCCACCAGTTTGCGATAGGACTGCTTTTCCACCACTCCTTTGAGAAAACACCGGACAAAGCCGACATTCTCTGCCATGGTGTGGGCTTTCTTGGTGCCTTCCCGTAAGGCCAACGCCAATTGACTACTCATAATTAAACATCCGCTATGATGTGAACAAGAACCACTACTGGATACGTATCACAGCTCTCCCCCATTAACTAAACATAAAGCCTGAGGCGATGTCTTACCGTTAAAAATCATTAAGGATGCAGGCGACGACTAT is a genomic window containing:
- a CDS encoding homocysteine biosynthesis protein is translated as MVQRTLAEINAKIQARAAVVWTAAELKARVKEWGIARCARTVDVITTGTFEPMEASGAILNLGQTDPPIKLQRCWLDGVPAYTGFGAVDVVIGASQPSELEGSERGGGHVIADLIAGQAVTLKATGYATDCYPRASLETRIRKDTINQFYLYNPRNLYQNFIVGVNGGDRTLYTYLGPLLPQLGNAVYACGGALSPLLNDPDLRCVGIGTRIFLGGGVGYIAWEGTQHFPLQKRLPNRIPIGPAATVALIGDAHQMDSRWVRGCFFKHYGPSLYLGVGVPFPVLDEQVIEACAVQDEDIVVPVVDFAIPRRVRPTFGLVTYAQLKSGRIMINGTSVRTAP
- a CDS encoding heme oxygenase (biliverdin-producing); the encoded protein is MSSQLALALREGTKKAHTMAENVGFVRCFLKGVVEKQSYRKLVANFYFVYGALEAAMARHRQHPVVGPIYFPELVRQPALEKDLAFYYGPQWREEIQLSPAGQTYVQRIETVAETQPELLVAHAYTRYLGDLSGGQLLKKIAQNAMNLGEEGVAFYRFEQIPDEKAFKAHYRRTLDSLPVDAATVEAIVQEANHAFGLNMQMFRELEGNLIKAIGIMLYNALTRGRQRGSTEEDELAPATE